The segment CTTGTGCAGGTTGTTAATATGTTGTACTGAACACTAAGGGCCTCAAAAAGTCCAATTTACCCTTTTTTAACCCAAAACATTTGACACTCTTCtcaattatatataaatgcaaAATGAATGCAGATTATCAGATTTTCTCCTATGATAAAATTTAAAATCTTAACTGAGACTGGTCTAAACAGTTTGTGCACTGATGCAACTGAAGTTTCAAAACTAATTCTATACTGATTTTAGTTAAATTATTGCAACCCCCCCAATACACTCTTAAAATGTTTGAAGAGTATCTGAATATTTTACAgtgatttaatttaaatgattgaaGAGAGCCTGCACAAAGAGGTAGCACTCATTTAATTAAATTGGAGCAGAAACAGTAGTTGTGCCTTTAGTTTATGTTAAAACTGAGTCCATCTAGTCTCTCTATGTATGTAACGTTTGTTATATATAAACAACTTAACATTGCTTCCTTAATTGGTAGCGGGTGACCTGATGAGACTTGTCTTAAATTTCTTTTCAAGTCCAAACAACTGAACTGAGTTTAAAATTGTTTTGCATGCTGGGAAGTATTCCAATATGCACACAACCTTGTACATAATTGAATTTTGAGAAGTACAATCTGGAGCTGTTAGGCTGTTCCTTAGAGTAAACTTTATTCAAATATTTCACAATACTAACGGTTATCTCTCTCCAGTGCTTCAAGAGACAAGTGTCCTTCAAGTAACAACTTTTTGGAGGAACTGATTCCATTATTTCTGGAAAGGAGTATGATATGCTAGTATTGGTCAGCCTTCAAGCCTAACACAACTTTCCTCGAACTAAAATTAAATACCAAGCACCATCTGTTTAATATTTTAGATACATTAGTTGTATAATAATATATCTCTTGatattaggctatgtctacactgcgtaccttacagcggcatagctgtgctactgtaaggtacgcagtgtagctgctttttgttggcaggagacaaCTCtcttgctgacaaaataaaatcacCCCCCAATGAGGGTaggtttgttggcaggagagtgtctcctgctgacaaattgctgtccacactagcgcttttcatcagtaaaacttttgttggcaggtttttttttttttttggttttgtttttcacccacactcctgaccgacaaaagttttactgacgaaagtacagtgtagatatagccttagatACAAAAACTAACACAATCTTGACTTCTGAATGTCAGCTACCAATTTATCACTAGGTctcatctacactacagacctatctcaatgtaactacatcactcaggggtgtgaaaaatccacacccctgagcgacacggttatgccaacctaacccctggtgtagatagtgctatgttggcaggagagctgctcctgccgacatagctaccacctctctcccatgggcatagagtgtcttcattaaagtgctacagtggcgcgGTTACGCCTATGCAGTACTCTAAGTGTAGACACGCCCTTAACAATGTTTAGCTGTGTAGGTGAGAAGTAGGATAACTTGGAGCCCTACGCTTGTATGCACCTTTAAGATATGATAATAGATCATGCATGGACTGTGTATACATTTAGTATGTTTTTATGGCAAGTACTAAAAACTACGAACATTCTAATTAAACTTCTAGCCCTTGGCAAAACCCTTACACAACACGGTAAGACtctcttctttccctctccccttctttTTCCTCCCCAAAATGCCAGTGGGCTTCAGAACTAATTCTAACGGTCACTTCAAAGTGTGGCTTATTCATCAAGTgtgtaagagcagaatttgagtTATGACTATTACTTGGAAAATTTGAGCATGCTGCAAACCAGTAAAAGTTTGAGTTCAACAATGGAGCTGCACATTCTTTTTAAATGACATACTAGCTGCAGCAACTGAAACTTAGCTCAGACTGGGCTAATGGAACAGAATGGAATGTGGATGTGTATTTGAATAACTCTGCATGTCCCACCTTACACATGCTATTTAACTATTCCTTTGCTGCATATTTATTACTTAGTCTCTGCATCTGAAAACTTTCTCACACATGCATGGTTCCCTGTGCACTTCACTTTTTTTTGTGGGTAGAGCAAGGGAACAGGGTGGTGTCCAAAACTGACATGCAATTTGTCAGTACAGGCACTCCTGGCTTCATGTAGTTTTCCAGTCCTCCTTTGTTAGTTACAGAAATTTAGAGTCAGCGTTTTGCTTTCATGCAGATCTGCTGAGATTGACATTCCATTAGGAATacaacaagaacataagaatggccatattgtgtcaaaccaatggtccatatagcccagtatcctgtcttctgatattggccaatgccagatgcttcaaagggaatgaacagaaaacagggcaattatcaagtgctccaatccctctcaCCCAGTCTGGTAGTCAGAGGCTTGGGGACACcctgagcatgggattgcatccctgaccatcttggctaatagtcatcgatggacatatcctccatgaacttatctaattcttcttttgaccccaattatacttttggctttgCAACATGCCCTGGCAACGAATTCCAGGTTGActatcagggtggataaaaatcaatgatttttaaaaaaaaaaatcggattttttttttttaaatttaaatcggatttttttatttaaataggatttttttgataaaatgcttttttgaggaaaaatcctgtctaaagatagttttaattaggATAATAGCTCAAAGATAGCTCAACATGGAATAGGGATTTTAAATTCTAAATCTATAGTATgtgacaatatattcatgtaatgtttaagaaaagttttgtaaatgagttccaatagttcatggattagagacccaattttatggggttcaaGGGGCTTCTgaatagattatttaggttaatctttctatctgcccaatgggactcagtatagaagataccatcagagatgcttaattttgcggttctcaaactgtggatttgtgtctccaaagataacatgcttgttaatagcaaaaatgtttttaaataaataaacaatatacagaggtgagaaataacagacctcaaccctattgttcCTCTGcagatttgtgtacacagagtcaatcccgtacctctctctaaaagtgcgaagtttcaaaaagttcaacaaATAAaggattgttgggggtggaatagatctggacaaggagaagtctggagataaatgtgagaagggagggacaggcagcagaaataaaaatgaaactgtttgagcagcatattccaaaagtcttgaggtctttctgagtgtagccttcattgatttgagatctaccataccattctctcactagaagggaaaacctttaatggcagcaggccgtaaaagagacccagtttgagaaacattgtTCTAAACTTTCATTGAAGTGATTTATACGTAATGGAGTAGGTCAGTACGCCCCAAATGGTATGTGAACTATAACAATTAGATCAGTGGATCAGAAGAAATATCCCATATATTTGGGGACATAACTGATATATCTTTGTTTAAATCTTTCCTCTTTTAAATGGAATacttatgtcagtataaagaTAATATTGTGATGGTgtggttttgtgtttttgttttttgctgtctAAACATGCAAGTACAGATCTCTTCTTTACAATGGCATCCTCTGCATCCATGACATCTTCAAAATGTTCTTCTTTCATCTCTCTAATCCCTACATCTCTTTGGTCATGCTCACTTCAGAACCTGTTAATGGTGCACCTCAGTCAACTAGAAGGGTTGATGTAGAGAATGCACATCTGCAATGTAGCTGGCATGTACACCAATTTTGGcaacttggtttaaaaaaaaccccaaactagtAACCAAAAAGTTGACTGTTTTTAGCAATGCTACTGTCACCTGGTAGTTTAGAAGTCAATTGTCACTAATTCGCTATTAGTCACTGTCATTACTTATGAATTTCTTTATTTAGAAGGATAGTGTAATTAGTAAGTTTGCAACATCTGAAAGATGTAAAATCTTTTGTTTCCATAGTGGGAATCTTTTGCAtaggacagtggtccccaaacttttcagtgtCGTACCCCCCCCATACTCCTGTCCATATCTCCTCCCCACACCTGTCTGCGgatcctggggtgggggggagatacCGCAGAGAGGGGTAAGAGGGCTATGGCCATAGCTGGGGATGGGTCTGGGGCCAGAAATGGAGCTCTGGACAGGGACCAAggccgggagcagggccggggctgACTGTGGAGCTGTGGCCAGGCTGCAgtcaggggctgaggctgggggcggtGTCGGGAGCTGTGGCtgtggccagagcagagctgggagtgtagtggggctgggtggcactctcTCCGcaccctccatggggccctgccaCACTCCCTGAATGTTCCTCTGCCCTCGTAGGGGGGCGTGCCtgacagtttggggacctctggcgTAGGATGTTAGAAACATGTAACTGAGAATTTACTGTAAAAATTCAGTGTTTCAGTAATTTATACTTTATTAGTAACATGCGTTTCTACTAGAATACTGAAGTATGTAACAATCTGTGCCTTTCTAAATATTTAGAAACTTCTTGAACGAACCCGTGCCAGGCGAGAGAACTTACAGAAGAAAATGGCTGAGCGACCCACAGCAGGAATGAGGCCCACGCTGCAGACAAAGAGAACTAGAGAACCTTTGTCAGAAACTAGTAACCAGTCACCTTTGCCCAGTGAAGAAGGTATCTTGCATAGGCATAGTACAGAAATAAAAAACCTCTTGAAAAATCATATAGCTCACTGTTTCTGtgtgaaaactcccatttatttctttTGACACATACTGCTTTGACTAAAAAAAATACTACCTTTTTAGCACCAAAATTTAACCCTCTTCTTTCTAAACTGAGCAGTAAGGGATGCTATTGCCTGCCTTTTTAATTAGGTCCAAAATGTGACTAGCCAATAAATTGGTGGCAAATGTCTTGCAGATGACTGACTAACTTCAATTTAGTGCCCACTTAATAGTTTAAACAAATCACTCCTATGAAAGTCACTCTCCTTAGCTACTAGTACTGAAACACATTGGGGAATGCAGAGTTTAAAGGGACAATCAAGATTTGATGATGGACATAAAGACTGGGCAActattcttctcccctccccccccccttttttttttttaaaggaactctTGCATAAGACATAGTGGAGggcttaaaaattaaaaagctatTTCAGAAAGATGGAGCATGTTCAATACTTTTAATTGCAGGCTGTGAAGATGATGGCTGATAACTGACTGGTTCAAATACTTTTAACTTTTACAGCGAAACCTAGTACAAAGCCATCCCCATCAAAAAGGCTCTGTTCTGACAGCATGGAGGTTCCTGTTTCTAGTTCAGAGAATAGACAGCCAGTTAATTCAACTTCCATGAAACATTTTCCTCCTGAGATGACTGCACAGCCACAAGCAACTGCAAATAACAGGGCTCCCTCAGTTCAGCCTGTTCCACTGCTTGTTGAGAAGGAAGAGCAGAACTTGAAATCTGAAGTACCTGTAGCCCTTACAGTCAAAACACGTATGCAGAAACTGGCACAACAGCGACGTTACTGGGATGATAATGGTATGTCCCACttcatataatttaaaaattaaactctTTGTCGTGACAGTAAGCAAGcactggagaattttttttttctcagtgacTGTTTCTGATACAGGATTTCTTTAAATTCCCaacttttatatttttttgtAATATGAATACTGTGGGAAAAGAAATGGGTGCCCAAAAAATGGGAAATCATTGAGAATACACCTTCTGTACACTCTGCCAAACCCCATCTGATTTTTACATAATTGTTAACTTGGTGTAATCAGTTTTTAGACATTTAACATTTCTTGGGTTCTAGTGAAATAATCTGCCATTGTCTTTGCAAAATAACCTAACTTAACAACAATTGTAATTGAGTTGCATAGGAACTTTATTTTTACAAAAGGTTGACTCTTTCTAGGGTCTTATGTTTCAAAAAGTGCGTGTAGCTCTTAACTACCTGTCTTAATTTTCAGATCCATCTGAAAGTTCTCCCCTATCTCCCCTCCTGTCAAAAGAACAGGCTGTTTCCCCACCCAAACAGCCAACTCTTGCAAGTGACACCCCAGTTGGGAGAAAAGGCCGTTTAGCTAACCTTGCTGCTACAATTGGTTCCTGGGAAAATGATCTAAGTCATCCATCTGCAAAGCAAAACAATACACAAGAACAGCCTGGCACTACTTGTTTATCCAAATTGTCCACTACAAGTGAAGCATCTGCTCGAATCAATAGCGGCAGTGGAAAGCAGGAAGCTGCATCCTGTTCTCAAAGGGCTATTGAGGAATCTGTAAATAAACCAGGAACCTCTAAGATATTGGTGAGTGATCAAATTTAACAACTAACCTGATGTCTTTTTTGGTGGGATGGATGTTACCATACATGTCTAATCAGAATTTTAGTGGCAAATGATcatgaccattttaaaatgagtAACCTTAATTATTTCTTGCTTTTCATTTCAATCTTAATACCATTGATCATCTGACACTTAAAAGGTATCATAAGCTGCTTCTCTTTTCATTGCAAAAATTAAGATGGACCATATGAGCAAGAAAGGGGAGCAATGGCTTCCAAATGTATGTGAATTGCACTCCTTTTTAGTCACCAATGGGGATTTGTAAGAGTGGCATGCTCCCTGAGTTCATTTGACAGGCAGGAATTATGAGGGTCTGGCTTCTAGAAATCAATTGTTCATGTGGTTAATTGTAACTCTCAactgtaaatgtaaacatttttataaaatgcAAGTCAGACATCTGAAAGTAGTAGCATCTGTTATGAAAATTATCCCATTCATGAACTTGCAGTGTTCCACTGAATTTAGAATTAAGGCTACACATATTCTTTAATATTAGTCTAACAGGTGGCAAATTATGTAATCAAATTGAAAAACTGATATATTGGATTTAAAGGCATCATGTAACTTGTTCTGTCTTTTCTATTGTTCTCTTGGGAAATAAGAGTGTTCAGATTTCAAACAGTGCTATATGCAACATTTCTTAATCTAGTCTTTTCTGGGTGAGTGAAGTATGTGTGGTCTTCCCATTTAATTAAGATCATAGCCAAATgtatatttctttttctctttaggGACCAAATTACTTAGCAAAATCCTCTAAAGTAACCAATCCCAGTCCTAAGGAACCTGAGGTACCACAACTATTAAAAAAGAAGCCCTGCAGCCCCCAGAAAACAGAGGAACTTAAGCCAACAATAAAACCAATCTCATCCCAGCCAGTTCAGTCCAAAGAAGAGCCAATCAAAAGAACACATGTGCAACTTGAACATAAGGATAAGCCTACAACACCAGGTAAGTGACCtgtgttttttaaagtaatgaGTGATATAGTTGCTTTTTAACCATTACCTTCAGTTTTAAATTTAACTTATTGTAAATGTTTCCAACAAACTGTACTAATCTTTTTTCCTTGAGGTCTAAAACTACCTTTTAGCTAATGCTGGTCTATATTGTCGGAgaatctctgcttccacaataccaTGTAATGGTTAGCTGTTCATATTCTGAATTATGGATTAGAATTTCTTGTAACTTTTTACTAATAGAATTCTAATCAAGCATCCTAGTAATAATTTAAGAGAACTGGAACCATTTTAAACTCTGAACTAACTTCTTTGTACATAAAGAATATTTCAATCCCTTTAAAACCAGGTGTCACAATTTTTTGGTGTCTTTGAACCTTCTCCGTGGTGTGCTGAAGGAATACTCTGCTCTTTCAGGCCTCTAGCAGTTGCCACTCTGGGTAGGGATCAACGTCCctttcccttctgaccaggggttTAGGCTTACAGCACCTTTGACTGTTGGTATCATAATTAATTGAATCGATTCAAGCTGGCCTCTTTATACCCCAAGTTCTTTCTTAGGCTCAAAAGACTCAGGAGACAGTCCggaaccagtatatgcaaaccACCCCAAGTGACGGTAGTTTTCTGGAACTGTTTATAGTCTCAGTTACTGCAAGAATTATCCCCACTGTTTCTAGTTCTTGGATGAGCTGCAGTAACCGTCCACTATGGAGTAGAACATAATCCCTGGCCTGCAACTATACATATTAACTTTATGACGGTTATACAATACTCTCCAAAGATACTCCATGTGGTTGTGATATGTCACACTAGCCAACTTGGTGCATTTAAAGTGATTTGCAAATTATTAAATCCTATAGGTTCTTGCTGCATATGGACCAAAAAGGTGTTCGGTTGATACCTTACACAGGAGTTACAGCATGAAACTTTCATCCATTTCTCAGTTTCTAAAGATGATGTTTGGATTTTTATGAGAGCACTTCTAGTGACTCTTAATGATGTGACACTAGAAGATTAGGGAAGACTACTTGAAAGTAATCAAACAGTCTCATGTACCTAGCTGATCAGCTTTACAAAGAACTGAGCTGGATTGGCAAactgaactttttttctttttttctttttttttttttttttttcttttaagctcTACAGTTTTGCTTCACTAAGTTTCTCTTTCCAAGACTCGCTTAGAGTAGAAGACAAATCTATGCTATTACTTTAAAATAGCATTATTGAATATAAGGTAAATGCCAAGCAGCTTCTCCACCTTGTATTTCTCAGCCACTTTGAACTGACTTGTAAGTGAGATCTGGTTCTGGAGAGAGTAGGTGAGGAACTAAGCCATTTTAACTATCAGTTGATGGACCTTTGCATTGAGAGCATCTCTCACTCTAAACTTTGATTTGCACTGCTGTAATGTCCATTTGTCTTTTCTTTGGAGAGAGAGCAATAATTACATGCTGAGCATGTTCAAAAGATAGTGGAGTAAGGTATGCAAAACCATTGAAGGCCTTACAAGAAAGCAACTAATGTGTCTATGGTCTAAAAATTGTTAAAAGTGTAAGACTCTTACAAAGCTAAAACCATTGTTTTTGTAGGGGGATCAGGAATCAAACCCTTTCTGGAACGTTTTGGAGAACGGCTTCAAGAGCATAGCACTCAAAGTCCTGCTACGACTACTACTGGGTACAGAACACCCATTATTACCCCAAACACAAAGACAATCCAGGAAAGACTTTTCAAGCAGAATGAAACGTCCTCCACTGCCAGTCTAGCACAACAGCTCAAGCAGGTATGATTTGCTAAATATTAATTGCTTACTTATAATCTTAATTCTCTAAAACTGCCTAGGgattaaaaaacaacagcaaaaaccGTTTCTAACATATAGCTGCAGCCTACAGTATGTTCTTGTATAACATATATATTTCTTTTATGCTTAGGAACGTGAAAAAGAACTTGCTTGTATTCGTGGCCGGTTTGACAAGGGCAGTCTGTGGAGTGCTGAGAGAGGTGAAAATTCAAAAAGCAAACATCCAGAAATTAAAATGGTAATATATGTCAGAGTGTATTTTAGACGTGCCCATCTATAAATTGTCAGCAAGCCCAGAACACATGGATAAGCATGTAAATGTACAATAATCTATATTAATCTTTGCTTGGGGACAAGCATATATAGGCCTCTAAAAGACTTTTTTTATTCCAAGTAGTTTATATAATCATTACTAAAGTacctctcctttcctttctctccaaGAACCGTAACTGTTTGTTtaaagggaaggggaaaagatAGTATGAGTTTACCAACTTTCTGATGATATGCTTTGGATTTAGCATTTTCTTACATGCTACAGAatcttaaactttttttaaagtaattgaaAGAAACAACTTAgtcttggtctacactacccccctaattcgaactaaggtacgcaacttcagctacgtgaataacgtagctgaagttcgaagtaccttagttcgaattagttcgaacttaccttggtccacactcggcaggcaggctcccccgtcgactccgcggtactcctctcggcgagctggagtaccgcagtcgacggcgagcacttccgggttcgacttatcacgtccagactagacgcgataagtcgaacccagaagttcgatttccagccgtcgaactaccgggtaagtgtagccaaggcctaagtgtatGCACTCTTGAGTATATCATATctgccaatattttaaagaaaatattcagTCTTCACTTTCACTTCTTTATTACTTAAATTCTAATAGTATCTCAACAGTAGGTTTGCCTCACCTTCAAGGTAGATGTATTTTGCAATGTTAAAAATTTGCCCTTCTGGATATATACTTTTTTGAAAAGTAAAATACTTCTTTCCATGGAATCTGACTTGCTGGGTCATTGCATCTGAGTAGGAGCCTCATAGCTGTAAGTTTTATTTTCTAGTCTTTCAAAATAAGActgatatttttataaaatttgttttgagtAAGTAATAAGGTTGTGTCACGAATGTTCAAATATCAACTAGTTAATTTAGTTTTACAAGCCACAAGTTAGAGTACATTCTGATACTGATttttttatgtaatttttttcttattcAGGAAAGCCAAGCTCAAGCTAGTTCAAAACAGCTCACTAGTTCAGATGCTACTTCGCTTGTAGCAGCAGAAAAGACCACAGCATCTGAGATACCAGTAAAATCTCTCCCCTCAGAATCTTCAGGTGAGAACAATCCTCCTTGAGTTGATATGATTAATATTGGTGTAAAGGGTTTTTGGGTTCATACTTTGTTATGAACGTTTGGGACTCTCAGCACTGGTTAGAACTGGGCATAGTGTATAGGCATACCACTTCCCCATGTGCTGCCAATGCATCTTGATCCTGACAAGTAACATCATTGCACTTCCAGTCCTAGGCTTCTTTAACAGACTGTCAACAGATAATGGCATTTCTGATACAGGCAGATGTGAACTAAAATCACAAACTGACAGTAAAATATTAATCTGACATTTGTGTATGTAGGGAGTGGAGACAGTATGTGTGAGCGCTGTAACTACCCATACTGGAATAATAAAACTGGGGAGCAACCCAATTGGGTGTAAGCCTTCCTTCCTGACTTCTGAGAAGCATCCCCTTTCCTTCAATATGATAGGCATCGTGAAGCAGCCAAGTGTCTGTCTATcataggggaggaggaggagcagcaacaGAGGGCTCCCAGAATCTGGCAGTGTCTGGGAGGCTTATAGGACACTCCACCAAATACTTAACAGTCAGGGAATGAGAGCCTAGGTGCCTTGCCCCATAGAGGGAAAAAAGGACAGAGTCCCCCTTACCACCCTTGTGCATAGAGATGCTGGGCTGGCTCTGCATGCCCAAACACAGCTATTTGGATCTCCTGCCCTACTTTCTTTGTAGTGCGGTGGCTCCTATGTCTTCCTTCGAAGCAGAGTGGCAGTTTGTCAGTTCTGTTCCCATCCAAGCGTCTCTCCATTCATGAAGTGGGGGAAGGAGTCTTCCCCTGTGTTCCATGAGGTTCAAGATATTTcagattaaaattttaaaaacaaaacaaacttataGTATTATTTTGtcgattattttttttcttctacttGTAGGTTTATGGACTTAGTGGATAGTTCTGACCATACCTGCAGTAACTTTaccttactctttttttttttttttttaaacttcccagATGCTTCAAAATGTGGAGAGACTGAAAAACGCAGTCCTCTGAAGACCACGTTGTTAAAGAATCCACTAAAAGTGGTATCTGTCTCAAAGCTTGAGCaatttacagagagagagaatggtttGTAACACTTCATTTGCTAGTCCTAAATGAGCTTTATCACTATTATTTTGTCCAACAAAACATTAATTTCCCGCAAATTAAGTGGGCTTCTAGTTCAGCAAGTGTCTTTTGCTATCAAAGCATATATTTGAGATCAAATTCATATGAACGTTCCTGGGTTTCTTTAATTATTTTATCATAATTGGAAAATAGAAATATATTGTGATACTCAGGCTTCAAAGGAACATAAGAAGGCTGATGTGTGAACTTATTGCAATGAAAAAATAACTGGTCCTACTGTGATGAAACACTCATTTAATTTTAAGACCTCAATTCAAAGTTGGGATTTGTTTGCTAAGTGCATCTTTAACTGATTTCAAGTGTCAATACTTCATGTAGTTATAGCAATAAGCCAGTACAGAACTACTTGGAAAATATTACTGCCTCTTCTATTTAATTACTTCCTCTTCTGTTTTAATAAAGATCAGTGCCTTAAATGTACTACAGGATATGCTCATAAGTAATCATGGGGTCTCTGACTTTTCAGATGCAGTATGTGAAATTGAGAGGAGTGTGAATGATGAAATGAATAGCTCAAAGGTAATAAATGACATCTTTGATGAAGTTCTTCAGGAGGATGGACCAGACATAGAAAAACTAAAGAA is part of the Chrysemys picta bellii isolate R12L10 chromosome 2, ASM1138683v2, whole genome shotgun sequence genome and harbors:
- the ANLN gene encoding anillin isoform X4, translating into MDPFTEKLLERTRARRENLQKKMAERPTAGMRPTLQTKRTREPLSETSNQSPLPSEEAKPSTKPSPSKRLCSDSMEVPVSSSENRQPVNSTSMKHFPPEMTAQPQATANNRAPSVQPVPLLVEKEEQNLKSEVPVALTVKTRMQKLAQQRRYWDDNDPSESSPLSPLLSKEQAVSPPKQPTLASDTPVGRKGRLANLAATIGSWENDLSHPSAKQNNTQEQPGTTCLSKLSTTSEASARINSGSGKQEAASCSQRAIEESVNKPGTSKILGPNYLAKSSKVTNPSPKEPEVPQLLKKKPCSPQKTEELKPTIKPISSQPVQSKEEPIKRTHVQLEHKDKPTTPGGSGIKPFLERFGERLQEHSTQSPATTTTGYRTPIITPNTKTIQERLFKQNETSSTASLAQQLKQEREKELACIRGRFDKGSLWSAERGENSKSKHPEIKMESQAQASSKQLTSSDATSLVAAEKTTASEIPVKSLPSESSDASKCGETEKRSPLKTTLLKNPLKVVSVSKLEQFTERENDAVCEIERSVNDEMNSSKVINDIFDEVLQEDGPDIEKLKKEMRMNLEAESDDEQEDSLNISSMSLLTPLAESVGVVSPEVFVSPSRSVAEISSISDESPKSGKFQRTLVSRAESGDSIGSLSEDHNLLYSIDAYRSQRFKETDRPSIKQVIVRKEDVASKLEVKRNGTSDQVNIKQKMQELNNEISLQQTVIHQASQALNCCIDEEHGKGSQEEAEAERLLLLATEKRKALLEELNKLKNEGPQGKKNKAASTPREFAPSRGSVTLSEMRLPLKADFVCSTVQKPEATNYYYIILLRSGAENMVATPVASTANSLNGDALTFTTTFTLQDVSNAFEINVEVYHLVQRKDGTGTADKRKKSNKSKVITPKRLLTSITTKSTLLTPVMASPSGPNAVRTSNFVLVGSHKISLSSIGNSKFTLDKVPFLSPLEGHIHLKLKCQVDSFVEEKGFLTMFEDVSGFGAWHRRWCVLSGNCISYWTYPDDEKRKHPMGRINLANCTNRQIEPANREFCARPNTFELITVRPQREDDRETLVSQCKDTLCVTKNWLSADTKEERNLWMQKLNQVLVDLRMWQPDACYKPIGKP